CAAAACCTATTATTGATAAGGATATTTATGAGATTTTGCTGGTGGAAGATAATTTTGCTAATAGATTTTTAATAAAAGAAATTTTGAAAGATTATAATGTAAAAATTGATGAAGCAGAAAATGGATTGGAAGCTATCAATAAATTAAAGAACAAAGAGTATGATTTGGTTTTACTTGATATTCAAATGCCAGTTATGGATGGATATGAGACTATTGAAAAAATTAAAAATGATTTTAACTTTAATGATTTGTGTGTTATTGCTCTAACAGCTAAAGCGTTTAAAGATGAAGTAGACAATCTTAAGCAACTCGGTTTTGATGATTTTTTAACAAAGCCTATTAATATTGAGGTTTTTATCAAGACACTAAAGAAAAGATTTTCGTTGAAAAAAATAAAGTAGCATACAAAGATATACCTGTGGGTTTTTAATTATTAGAGCCTGTCAGTTGTTATAAACCTTATCAACCTCCTTTTAGTATTCTTACTTCATCTATCATTATGAGGTTGACAATTTCATAACAGCTGACACTATGCTATCAACTGCTGGTGTTTAGTATATTTGCAATATTTAATCTTGTGTTGATTTAAATGTTTTAATATAAATCCATCTTTAATATAACAAGCAGTTGACAAACATTCATATGTATGGATAATTTAGTCAAAATTATATGGAGCTTATATGAAAAATAAATTTTTACCAGTTTCTATTATTAGCCATGAGTTATTAAATTATATTTGTTCTATAAGTGGTTTGCTACAACTTCTTGAAAGTAAAGATAATTTAAGCACATCTAATGAATATTTGAGATATGTTTTTGATTCTTTAGAAAAATTGCAATTATCAATAGAAGATATATCATTGTTATCTAATATAGAATCAGGAAGAATTCAAAAAAAAGTAAACGAGATTTGTGTCTATGATGAATTGAGATTTGTAAAAGATACTCATTTTTCTGAATTTCCAAACAACATTGAAGTTATAAAAAATGAAGATGAAATTATTTTACATAATGATGAAAAATTTTTTAATGAATTGATAAAAAGAGTTTTTTCTTTAGCTGTTAATAATAGTAGTATAGTGAAGGTGCATGTCGAGCAATTAAAAGATTACGTAAAAATTTCATTCTATTTTAATAAAATAAGTTATTTAAAAGAATGTTTTGATTATAAAATTGATAAAGTAGAAAATAGAATACTTTTTTTGAAGGTTTCAGTAATAGAATCATTAGTTGATTTTTTAAATGCACATATTGAATCTAAAGAGACTGATAATGCTTTTATATTAAAAATTATTTTTAATTCAAATAGTTCAGAAACAGGTTAACTGGCTATTGGGGTAAAATAACTTAGAATCTATTTTATATTTTCCTCTAGTTTTTCAAGGTTGTTTTCAGAACTCAGTAAGCTTGTATTTTACTTTTAATGCTCAATCTCTAATATATGTTTGTTTGACAGTATCTTATCTAATTTTAATATTTTTTTTGGTAAAAGTTTTAATCTCTAACTTGTTCTTAATAAATAAAAAAATATGTATTATTGTTATTTTTTGATGAGTTTTTGTTTAACATATTGTAATTTAAGTTTTGATAATATATTCATTAATTTTGTCGTAGGTATGTTTTAATTCTTCAGATAACTTTATTAAGTTTTCTTTTATTTGATCTATATTCTTTTCTAAAGCATAATTTTCTATTTTTTGTAATATATTTACAATTTTTTGAAGTTCTAGATATTTAGCAGAACCTTTCATCTTATGAGCTGTGTCTTTTATCTTTGTGTAGTTACTTTGTTCTATAGCATCTTTTAACTCTATAAAATCTTTTTCATTTTGCGATATATAATTTTGAAGAATATTTATAAGCTTGGATTTATCCTTATAAATTTCTTCCAATAAAGGAAATGATATTAAATTTTCATTACCAACCATAACTTCATTTTGTTGCTTCTATCCCATCCATTACTGGCATATGATAATCCATAATTATTGCATCGAAATCATTGGTTAAACATTTATTTATTGCATCAAAGCCGTTATCACTTGTTTCAACATTTACTTCATAATGTATTAAAAAAGATTTTATTATATCTCTGTTTAACTCATTATCATCTACAACTAAAATTTTCTTATTTTTGAGCTTATTTATTATTTTGTTACCTTTGTTAATTTTGAAATTAACCAAATTTTTCTCAAAATAATTATGTCCTATAAGAACATTAAAGAGTTTCGATAGAGTAAAAGGTTTTTGTATTAGATAGAGATTGTATAGCTTTATAATTTTTATTAAACGTTCATTTATTCTTTTTGCATATAGATAAATATTTGTAGATTTCTTATATTGGTATAAGAATCTTATAGCTTCGTTATTTTTAGTTTTATCAAATAAAATATCTTCATCAATAATTATAATTTTCTTTAGGGTTTTGCTAGATTTTTCGGCTTCTTTAAATAGAACACTCATATCATCAGAAATTGTAAAATTTTTAACATTGTAAAAATTAAAAATGTCTTCATAGATTGGTATCATTTCATGTTTTTGAATTATAAAAAAGATATGATAATCTTTTAGAAAATCTTTTTGATTGATAATTATATCACCACTTTTCTCAAAACTTAATGTAAATTTAAAAGATGTCCCTTTATTTTCTACACTATTTACTTTAATATCTCCGCCAAGTATATTAATTAAATTTTTTGTTATCGCAAGGCCTAACCCTGTACCACCAGATTTTCTGATTCTGGTTTGTTGAATTTGATAAAATGGATTAAAAATTTCTTCTATATTTTCTTTTTTTATACCAATTCCAGTGTCTTCCACGGAAAAATCTAGAACTACGTTGTTGTTAGCTTCGGCTTTTTTAACTACTGAAAGTTTGACATGACCTTTTTCTGTAAATTTTATCGCATTACTAAGCAGATTATACAAAATTTGCTTAAGCTTACCGTAATCTCCTATTAATACATTAGGAATTGAACTGTCATACTTCAAGATAAGTTCTATATTTTTTTTAGTAGCCTCTAAAACAAACATGTCAATGAGTTCAATGATTTCTCTTTCCAAACAGAACTCTTCTTTTGTTATTTTTATTTTATTGTCTTCAATTTTAGAAAGATCAAGAATATCATTGATTATCATTAAAAGTGATTTTGAAGCGTTTTCAAGTGTATTAATTAATTCTTTTTGTTCTGGAGGATAATTAAAATTTTTTAATAAATTTGTAATTCCGATAATACCATTTAAAGGAGTTCGTATTTCATGGCTCATTGTAGATAAGAATTGTTGTTTTGTTTCAAGAGCAATTTTGCTTTCTTCTATTTTTTTCTTTAAAAATTGATCATTATAATTAATTCTTTTAATTATAATAATATCAGTGATGATTACGTAAATAAAAATAATTATAATTATAGTAATTATTATAAGTTTCCTATGATAAAGTAGTTTATTAATTTTACTTGATATTGATTTTTCTTTTAACAAATAATCCTTTCTTATTAATTCTATTTTATTATGAATTAAATCAATTTGTTTTCAATTGATTTAAATATTTTATCACAATGTTTTAACTGTTTTTCTGAGATATTTGTTTCTGTTTTATGATTATTAAAGAGTTTAAATGCGCAATATTCGTATTTATTTTCAAT
Above is a window of Deferribacter autotrophicus DNA encoding:
- a CDS encoding histidine kinase dimerization/phospho-acceptor domain-containing protein codes for the protein MKNKFLPVSIISHELLNYICSISGLLQLLESKDNLSTSNEYLRYVFDSLEKLQLSIEDISLLSNIESGRIQKKVNEICVYDELRFVKDTHFSEFPNNIEVIKNEDEIILHNDEKFFNELIKRVFSLAVNNSSIVKVHVEQLKDYVKISFYFNKISYLKECFDYKIDKVENRILFLKVSVIESLVDFLNAHIESKETDNAFILKIIFNSNSSETG
- a CDS encoding Hpt domain-containing protein, encoding MVGNENLISFPLLEEIYKDKSKLINILQNYISQNEKDFIELKDAIEQSNYTKIKDTAHKMKGSAKYLELQKIVNILQKIENYALEKNIDQIKENLIKLSEELKHTYDKINEYIIKT
- a CDS encoding ATP-binding protein, producing the protein MLKEKSISSKINKLLYHRKLIIITIIIIIFIYVIITDIIIIKRINYNDQFLKKKIEESKIALETKQQFLSTMSHEIRTPLNGIIGITNLLKNFNYPPEQKELINTLENASKSLLMIINDILDLSKIEDNKIKITKEEFCLEREIIELIDMFVLEATKKNIELILKYDSSIPNVLIGDYGKLKQILYNLLSNAIKFTEKGHVKLSVVKKAEANNNVVLDFSVEDTGIGIKKENIEEIFNPFYQIQQTRIRKSGGTGLGLAITKNLINILGGDIKVNSVENKGTSFKFTLSFEKSGDIIINQKDFLKDYHIFFIIQKHEMIPIYEDIFNFYNVKNFTISDDMSVLFKEAEKSSKTLKKIIIIDEDILFDKTKNNEAIRFLYQYKKSTNIYLYAKRINERLIKIIKLYNLYLIQKPFTLSKLFNVLIGHNYFEKNLVNFKINKGNKIINKLKNKKILVVDDNELNRDIIKSFLIHYEVNVETSDNGFDAINKCLTNDFDAIIMDYHMPVMDGIEATK